The following coding sequences lie in one Flavobacterium cyclinae genomic window:
- a CDS encoding nucleotide sugar dehydrogenase: MNKIAIIGLGYVGLPLARLFATKYPVVGFDINPNRIEELNNGKDSTLEVSDELLKSVLKSQNNLENGLFNTRDILDIQDANFFVITVPTPVDKNNRPDLTPLYKASETVGKVLKKGDIVIYESTVYPGATEEECIPVLERVSGLRFNVDFFAGYSPERINPGDKEHTVEKILKVTSGSTPEIGQKVDVLYKSVITAGTHLAPTIKVAEAAKVIENSQRDINIAFVNELAKIFNLLNIDTHAVLEAAGTKWNFLPFKPGLVGGHCIGVDPYYLAQKAQEAGYHPEIILAGRRLNDSMGEYVASQVVKLMIKKGITVNGANLLLLGITFKENCPDVRNTKIVDVIRALEEYGIIVSIYDPWANPEEVKHEYQLNMNKVLPSEKYEAIVLGVAHNEFLKMNFESLKKVNAVVYDVKGILNNCSDGRL; the protein is encoded by the coding sequence ATGAACAAAATTGCCATTATCGGATTGGGCTATGTCGGGCTTCCATTAGCAAGGTTATTTGCAACTAAATATCCTGTAGTAGGTTTCGATATCAATCCTAATAGAATTGAAGAATTGAATAATGGGAAAGACTCCACTTTAGAAGTTTCAGATGAATTACTAAAGTCAGTTTTAAAAAGTCAAAATAATCTAGAAAATGGATTGTTTAATACAAGAGATATACTTGATATTCAGGATGCTAATTTTTTTGTAATAACTGTGCCTACGCCTGTGGATAAAAACAACCGACCTGATTTGACGCCACTTTACAAAGCAAGTGAAACGGTTGGGAAAGTGTTAAAAAAAGGTGATATCGTGATTTATGAATCAACTGTTTATCCTGGTGCTACTGAGGAGGAATGTATTCCGGTATTGGAAAGAGTGTCGGGATTACGCTTTAATGTAGATTTCTTTGCAGGTTATTCACCAGAGCGAATTAATCCAGGAGATAAAGAGCATACAGTAGAAAAAATATTAAAAGTTACATCGGGTTCTACGCCAGAAATTGGACAAAAAGTAGATGTGCTTTATAAAAGTGTTATTACAGCAGGAACGCACTTAGCTCCTACCATCAAAGTGGCGGAAGCAGCTAAAGTAATAGAGAATTCTCAAAGAGACATCAACATTGCCTTTGTAAATGAATTAGCAAAAATTTTTAATTTATTAAATATAGATACCCATGCAGTATTAGAGGCAGCTGGAACAAAATGGAACTTTTTACCATTCAAGCCAGGATTAGTTGGTGGGCATTGTATCGGTGTAGATCCTTATTATTTGGCCCAAAAAGCACAAGAAGCAGGATATCATCCTGAAATTATTTTAGCGGGACGTCGTTTGAATGATAGTATGGGGGAGTATGTAGCGTCTCAGGTAGTTAAGCTAATGATTAAAAAAGGAATCACTGTAAACGGAGCAAATCTTTTGCTTTTGGGTATTACCTTCAAAGAAAATTGCCCTGATGTGCGTAATACTAAAATTGTTGATGTTATTCGTGCATTAGAGGAATATGGCATAATTGTTTCTATCTATGATCCATGGGCAAATCCTGAAGAAGTAAAACATGAATATCAATTAAACATGAATAAAGTGTTGCCAAGTGAAAAATATGAAGCAATTGTTTTAGGAGTGGCTCATAATGAATTTTTGAAAATGAATTTTGAAAGTTTAAAAAAAGTTAATGCTGTGGTTTATGATGTAAAAGGGATTTTGAATAATTGTTCAGATGGTAGATTATAA
- a CDS encoding polysaccharide biosynthesis protein, whose protein sequence is MKKKILFSLHFFKSINILPAWLILLFDFIIISIIATLSYIVYKNLGVNLQTDIPPFERYTILLAVYLLSFFIFKTYKGILRYSSLRDIIKIFKAVFLSTLILVTINEISRNFYEKNIFIYSILINGTFFGFFALIGFRLIVKTFFNYLHKNEFPESEKENIAIVGVKSENIALIEPLNSISSKYNLICFFDQNNTLQGKKVSGIPVQTITPNIVTVLRFKKIKNLVLPIGYLEENEEKKLLEDCIQNNIKVYKPELLQKTNPSQTTNLKEYNLEELLFRKKIDIDNPKVIEQFNNKTIMVTGGAGSIGSELAKQLAVFNPKKIIVLDQGETPLHNIQLHFDKYISNCDCCFELVDVTNKKEIGHVFETHKPDIVFHAAAYKHVPVLEKNYKQAIKVNVFGTLNCLELAQIHGIKKFIFVSTDKAVNPTNIMGSSKRIAEMLAQNLFFTQNEKKMEIMITRFGNVLGSNGSVVHLFKEQIAKGGPITVTHPEVNRFFMTIPEACKLVIEAGAMGSGGNIYVFDMGKSIKIVDLAEKMIRLAGKIPGKDIEIKFTGLRPGEKLYEEVLTECSETLPTYHPKIVIAKETEERKFSNHEIINALENFQKITRKETITIIKNLVPEYQPEHSIE, encoded by the coding sequence ATGAAGAAAAAAATACTATTCTCTTTACATTTTTTTAAGTCTATCAATATTTTACCAGCATGGTTAATTTTACTTTTTGACTTCATTATTATTAGTATCATAGCAACTTTAAGTTATATCGTTTACAAAAATTTAGGTGTTAACTTGCAAACAGATATACCTCCATTTGAAAGGTATACTATTTTACTAGCTGTTTATCTTCTTTCTTTTTTTATTTTTAAAACGTACAAAGGAATTTTGAGATACTCTTCTTTAAGAGATATTATTAAGATATTTAAAGCTGTATTTTTATCAACTTTAATTTTGGTTACTATAAATGAAATTAGCAGAAATTTTTATGAGAAAAATATTTTTATTTATTCCATTTTAATCAACGGAACTTTTTTTGGTTTTTTTGCTTTAATTGGCTTCAGACTTATAGTGAAAACTTTTTTTAATTACCTACACAAAAACGAATTCCCTGAATCTGAAAAAGAAAATATCGCAATAGTTGGGGTGAAAAGTGAAAATATTGCTTTGATTGAACCCTTAAATTCTATATCAAGCAAATACAATTTAATATGTTTTTTTGATCAAAACAACACTTTACAAGGTAAAAAAGTTTCAGGAATACCCGTACAAACAATAACACCCAATATTGTGACTGTTTTGAGATTTAAAAAAATAAAAAATCTCGTTTTACCTATAGGATACCTAGAGGAGAACGAAGAAAAAAAATTGTTAGAGGATTGTATTCAAAATAACATTAAAGTATACAAACCGGAGTTGTTACAAAAAACCAATCCATCACAAACAACAAATCTTAAAGAATACAACCTAGAGGAATTATTATTCAGAAAAAAAATAGATATTGACAATCCAAAAGTAATTGAACAATTCAACAATAAAACAATCATGGTAACTGGAGGAGCGGGGTCAATAGGTTCTGAATTGGCTAAACAATTAGCAGTATTTAATCCAAAAAAAATAATAGTACTAGATCAAGGGGAAACGCCTTTACACAACATACAATTGCATTTTGATAAGTACATATCCAACTGTGATTGTTGTTTTGAATTGGTTGATGTAACCAACAAAAAGGAAATCGGCCATGTGTTTGAAACTCACAAACCCGATATTGTTTTCCATGCCGCAGCATACAAACATGTCCCCGTTCTTGAAAAAAACTACAAACAAGCCATTAAAGTAAATGTATTTGGAACGCTAAACTGTTTAGAATTGGCACAAATACATGGCATAAAAAAATTTATCTTCGTTTCAACTGACAAAGCAGTTAATCCAACAAACATTATGGGTTCAAGTAAACGGATTGCAGAAATGTTAGCTCAAAATTTATTTTTTACTCAAAATGAAAAAAAGATGGAAATAATGATTACACGTTTTGGAAATGTTTTAGGTTCAAATGGGTCTGTGGTACATCTGTTCAAAGAACAAATTGCAAAAGGTGGCCCAATTACAGTTACCCATCCTGAAGTAAATCGATTTTTTATGACAATTCCCGAAGCATGTAAATTAGTGATTGAAGCAGGAGCTATGGGTAGTGGTGGAAACATCTATGTGTTTGACATGGGAAAATCCATAAAAATAGTTGATTTAGCAGAAAAAATGATACGACTTGCAGGAAAAATTCCTGGAAAAGACATTGAAATAAAATTTACAGGACTTAGACCAGGGGAAAAATTATACGAAGAAGTACTAACAGAATGTTCAGAAACCCTTCCAACATATCATCCTAAAATCGTAATTGCAAAAGAGACAGAAGAGAGAAAGTTTTCTAATCATGAGATTATAAATGCCTTGGAAAATTTCCAAAAAATAACAAGAAAAGAAACCATTACTATTATTAAAAATCTTGTCCCTGAATACCAACCTGAACATTCGATTGAATAG
- a CDS encoding oligosaccharide flippase family protein produces MFKTFSVTLSGIIILRWLDPIDLGQWQSFLVFVGYLQIFTLGTTSGLNREIAYLIGQDKKEEALEKLKTVGYYTTALSWGLMVLIFLVGIFLTFFKIFTLEYALMFVLAFSTSSLGIQTNFLGATYRSSSAFVYLGKVQFFTSFLYFILLPLVYYYDLWGYIIYQVIVAFMLYMGYYIFRPYKVKYEFKLIDFKEMVGIGMPMYIWNYLASVSRSIPRLILVAFSGPLMVGLYSPAGSINNAFLALPLYINRYLFPQMSHIYGKTGDKSKVYDFTMSAIWKLFILMSIMATLISLTIPYIVEQYFEKYTMGIIAVQITVFSGVFFCLNTMMHSALNSLKSFKVFRVVVAMRFLFIVVFSWIGYFLFDSLLNAVSFGALISEMFNFLNYWRFLYTISKKIKDI; encoded by the coding sequence TTGTTTAAAACATTTTCAGTTACACTATCGGGAATAATTATTTTACGATGGTTAGATCCCATTGATTTAGGTCAATGGCAATCTTTTTTGGTTTTTGTTGGCTATTTACAAATTTTCACATTAGGAACTACTAGTGGTTTAAATCGTGAAATTGCTTATTTGATAGGTCAAGATAAGAAAGAAGAAGCTCTTGAAAAATTAAAAACAGTAGGTTATTATACAACTGCTCTCAGTTGGGGTTTAATGGTGTTAATTTTTTTAGTGGGCATTTTTCTTACTTTTTTTAAAATTTTTACTTTAGAATATGCTTTAATGTTTGTATTAGCATTTTCGACAAGTTCTTTGGGTATTCAAACTAACTTTTTAGGAGCGACTTATAGATCATCTAGTGCATTTGTTTATTTGGGTAAGGTTCAATTTTTCACAAGTTTTTTATACTTTATATTATTACCTTTGGTTTATTATTATGACTTGTGGGGTTACATAATTTATCAAGTAATTGTTGCATTTATGTTATACATGGGTTATTACATTTTTAGACCTTATAAAGTTAAATATGAATTCAAATTAATAGATTTCAAAGAAATGGTTGGTATAGGTATGCCTATGTATATTTGGAATTATTTGGCATCTGTGAGTAGAAGTATTCCTAGATTAATTTTGGTTGCCTTTAGTGGGCCATTAATGGTTGGGCTTTATTCTCCTGCTGGAAGTATTAATAATGCTTTTTTGGCGCTTCCACTTTATATAAATCGGTATCTATTTCCTCAAATGTCACACATTTATGGTAAAACTGGCGATAAATCAAAAGTTTATGATTTTACAATGTCTGCTATTTGGAAATTATTTATATTGATGTCAATTATGGCTACTCTAATTTCACTAACAATTCCATATATTGTTGAACAATATTTTGAAAAGTATACAATGGGAATAATAGCAGTACAAATAACTGTTTTTTCAGGTGTTTTTTTCTGTTTAAACACCATGATGCATAGTGCTTTAAACAGCTTAAAAAGTTTTAAAGTATTTCGAGTTGTAGTAGCTATGCGATTTTTATTTATTGTTGTTTTTTCTTGGATTGGTTATTTTTTGTTTGATTCTTTGTTAAACGCAGTATCTTTCGGGGCATTAATATCAGAGATGTTTAATTTTTTAAATTATTGGAGATTTTTGTATACTATATCAAAAAAAATAAAAGATATCTAA
- a CDS encoding acyltransferase — translation MKSQLRKHLNFSIFNYFRMIKNRFFLGKLGKMVFIDKHVEFMRFPKNIYIDDEVIIKEGVRICSCNAEASVVVGKRTTIGYHTFIFASKKIEIGDDCLIAPFVYIVDSNHQIKKGININTQPNITDEIKIGNDVWIASNVTILKGVSISNGAVIAANSVVNCNVPENEIWGGSPAKKIGER, via the coding sequence ATGAAATCACAATTACGCAAACACCTCAATTTTAGTATTTTTAATTATTTTAGAATGATTAAAAACAGATTTTTTTTAGGAAAATTGGGTAAAATGGTTTTTATTGATAAACATGTAGAGTTTATGAGATTCCCTAAGAACATTTACATTGATGATGAAGTAATTATAAAAGAAGGAGTTCGAATTTGTTCATGCAATGCGGAAGCTTCTGTTGTTGTGGGAAAAAGAACTACTATAGGTTATCACACTTTTATTTTTGCTTCCAAAAAAATTGAGATTGGTGATGATTGTCTTATTGCTCCTTTTGTTTATATTGTTGATAGCAATCATCAAATTAAAAAAGGTATAAATATCAATACTCAACCAAATATTACAGATGAAATTAAAATTGGTAATGATGTTTGGATAGCCAGTAATGTTACAATTTTAAAAGGGGTTTCAATCTCTAATGGTGCTGTAATTGCGGCTAATTCTGTAGTTAATTGTAATGTTCCAGAAAATGAAATTTGGGGAGGTTCTCCAGCAAAAAAAATTGGTGAAAGATGA
- a CDS encoding ArsR family transcriptional regulator produces MLDSIITSKTRLRLLVKFFINAANTGYLRGLAQEMNENTNAIRKELNNLSEAGYILRKETDNKVMYYANTAHPLFATLQQLIQKYIGIDYIITQILERMGEISRIFLVGDYAKGIDSGIIEVVIEGEMINEEYIAQLLPKIKKEIKKEVFVKSTTEFIGEGLLIFENK; encoded by the coding sequence ATGTTGGATAGTATTATTACATCAAAAACGCGTTTACGGTTGTTAGTTAAGTTTTTTATAAACGCTGCTAATACAGGTTATTTGAGAGGTTTGGCGCAAGAAATGAATGAAAATACCAATGCCATTCGTAAAGAACTAAATAATTTAAGTGAGGCAGGTTATATTTTGAGGAAAGAGACAGATAATAAAGTAATGTACTATGCAAACACTGCTCATCCATTATTTGCTACATTACAACAATTAATTCAAAAATATATTGGTATTGATTATATAATAACACAAATACTGGAGAGAATGGGAGAGATTTCAAGAATCTTTCTTGTTGGTGATTATGCAAAAGGAATAGATTCTGGTATTATTGAGGTTGTGATTGAAGGGGAGATGATAAATGAAGAATATATAGCACAATTACTACCTAAGATTAAAAAGGAAATAAAAAAAGAAGTATTTGTGAAAAGTACAACTGAATTTATAGGTGAAGGGCTTTTAATCTTTGAAAATAAGTAA
- a CDS encoding SDR family oxidoreductase, with protein MSKILITGGAGFIGSNLCEYFLKKEHQVLCLDNFATGHRYNIAPFLEHPDFQLIEGDIRDLEVCQKAVEGVDYVLHQAALGSVPRSIKDPITSNEVNVSGFLNMLVASRDAGVKRFIYAASSSTYGDSESLPKVEDKIGKPLSPYAITKYVNELYAEIFSKTYGLETIGLRYFNVFGRRQDPNGAYAAVIPLFVKQLMKKESPVINGTGDYSRDFTYVDNVVQMNERAMLTTNPVAINTVYNTAVGDRTTLNDLVKYLKEYLSTYDAEISGVEVVYGPNRLGDIPHSLASVEKAKALLGYVPTHTIDQGLKESVAWYWENLK; from the coding sequence ATGAGTAAAATATTAATTACAGGTGGAGCTGGTTTTATTGGTTCCAATTTATGTGAGTATTTTTTAAAAAAAGAGCATCAAGTACTGTGTTTGGATAATTTTGCAACTGGACATAGGTATAATATAGCCCCTTTTTTAGAACATCCCGATTTTCAATTGATAGAAGGAGATATAAGGGATTTAGAGGTTTGTCAGAAAGCGGTAGAGGGGGTTGATTATGTTTTACATCAAGCAGCCTTAGGTTCTGTACCTCGTTCCATTAAAGACCCAATTACCTCTAATGAGGTTAATGTTTCTGGTTTTTTAAATATGTTAGTAGCGTCAAGAGATGCAGGGGTTAAAAGGTTTATTTATGCTGCAAGTTCTTCTACTTATGGCGATTCTGAAAGTTTACCCAAAGTTGAAGACAAAATTGGTAAGCCCCTTTCTCCATATGCAATAACTAAATATGTAAATGAACTTTATGCGGAAATTTTTAGTAAAACATACGGTTTGGAAACTATAGGACTAAGGTATTTTAATGTATTTGGAAGAAGACAAGACCCTAATGGAGCATACGCGGCAGTTATACCCTTATTTGTAAAGCAATTGATGAAAAAAGAGTCTCCCGTTATAAATGGTACGGGTGATTATTCAAGAGATTTTACTTATGTTGACAATGTGGTTCAAATGAATGAAAGAGCTATGCTGACTACAAATCCTGTGGCTATTAATACTGTTTACAATACCGCTGTTGGAGATCGAACTACTTTAAATGATTTAGTTAAGTATTTAAAAGAGTATTTAAGTACATACGATGCTGAAATTTCAGGGGTTGAAGTGGTTTATGGACCTAATCGTTTAGGGGATATCCCACACTCTTTGGCATCAGTAGAAAAAGCTAAAGCGTTATTGGGTTATGTCCCTACACATACTATAGATCAAGGGTTGAAAGAGTCTGTGGCTTGGTATTGGGAAAATTTGAAATAA
- a CDS encoding N-acetylneuraminate synthase family protein, with amino-acid sequence MERDTKINSPFHGKFGPLLIAEIGGNHEGDFEYAKKLTQLAIDTNVDYVKFQIYTGDTLVSQLESPDRNKHFKKFELTKDNHIYLAEMVKEAGILYTSSVWDIDAMTWLDKYISLYKIGSGDLTAYSVLKKTAEKGKPIIVSTGLSSEDEVLKTIEYIQSINSDYKSSEMLAVLQCTSMYPIPSADANLNVMKRLKELTNLTIGYSDHTEGSKALNYAVAIGAEILEFHFTDSREGKQFRDHKVSLTPSEINELIQEIQLINELKGNSVKKPVTIEIENGHVESFRRAVYPSKDIKAGEVLTENNLTVLRPNHGIDARDFDKLIGKTIIKDVIKHQKLNWNLIE; translated from the coding sequence ATGGAAAGAGATACAAAAATAAATAGTCCCTTTCATGGGAAATTTGGCCCACTTTTAATTGCAGAAATAGGTGGTAATCATGAAGGTGATTTTGAATATGCAAAGAAACTTACTCAACTTGCTATTGATACTAACGTTGATTATGTAAAGTTTCAAATATACACTGGAGATACACTAGTATCTCAATTGGAAAGTCCAGATAGGAATAAGCATTTTAAAAAATTCGAGCTTACAAAGGATAATCATATATATTTAGCCGAAATGGTGAAAGAAGCTGGTATATTATACACTTCTTCGGTTTGGGATATTGATGCAATGACTTGGCTAGATAAATATATTAGTTTGTATAAAATTGGCAGTGGAGATTTAACTGCTTATTCTGTATTAAAAAAAACTGCCGAGAAAGGGAAACCAATTATAGTTTCAACTGGTCTTTCTTCAGAAGATGAAGTTTTAAAAACAATAGAGTATATTCAATCAATAAATTCAGATTATAAGTCATCAGAAATGTTGGCAGTTTTGCAATGTACTAGTATGTATCCAATACCAAGCGCAGATGCAAATTTAAATGTAATGAAAAGATTAAAAGAATTAACTAATTTAACAATTGGTTATTCTGATCATACAGAAGGAAGTAAAGCGTTAAATTATGCAGTTGCTATTGGGGCAGAAATTCTTGAATTTCATTTCACAGATTCTAGAGAAGGAAAGCAATTTAGAGATCATAAAGTTTCATTAACCCCTAGTGAAATAAATGAATTAATTCAAGAAATTCAACTTATTAACGAACTAAAAGGAAATAGTGTTAAGAAACCTGTAACAATAGAAATAGAAAATGGTCATGTTGAATCATTTAGAAGAGCAGTTTATCCTTCAAAAGACATTAAAGCAGGAGAAGTCTTGACAGAAAATAATCTAACAGTTTTGCGCCCAAATCATGGAATTGACGCAAGAGATTTTGATAAATTGATAGGAAAAACAATAATAAAAGATGTCATTAAACATCAAAAATTAAATTGGAATTTAATAGAATAA
- a CDS encoding cytidylyltransferase domain-containing protein, which translates to MKIGVIVLSRFSSNRLPGKALMVISGKPILQYIIERISQVVDTEKIVIATSFENSDDKIEQFAQNIGIDCFRGSLDNVAERFFQAGKNKNWDYIVRINGDNIFLDINILKDMITIAKTGKYDFITNVKDRTFPKGMSIEILKLSYFESLLQQINKEDRYREHVTLYAYDYPSENNFYYSNSLLPEASGIQMALDTAEDFERTEKIIQHFNGDHFNYNLYEIYNIWKEIQK; encoded by the coding sequence ATGAAAATTGGGGTTATAGTTTTGTCTAGATTTTCATCTAATCGTTTACCTGGTAAAGCCTTGATGGTGATAAGTGGAAAACCTATACTTCAATATATTATTGAAAGAATTTCTCAAGTTGTTGATACAGAAAAAATAGTTATAGCAACTTCTTTCGAAAATAGTGATGATAAAATCGAGCAATTTGCTCAAAACATAGGAATAGATTGTTTTCGGGGATCTTTAGATAATGTCGCAGAGCGTTTTTTTCAAGCAGGAAAGAATAAAAATTGGGATTACATTGTTAGAATTAATGGTGACAATATCTTTTTAGACATAAATATATTAAAGGATATGATAACAATAGCCAAAACTGGAAAATATGATTTTATTACTAATGTAAAAGATAGGACTTTTCCTAAAGGTATGAGTATTGAAATTCTTAAGCTATCCTACTTTGAATCTTTATTACAACAAATAAATAAGGAAGATAGATATAGAGAACATGTAACTTTATATGCCTATGATTATCCATCAGAAAATAATTTCTACTATTCAAATTCATTACTACCTGAAGCGTCAGGTATACAGATGGCTTTAGATACTGCAGAAGATTTTGAGAGAACAGAAAAAATAATCCAACATTTTAATGGAGACCATTTTAATTATAATTTATATGAGATATACAATATATGGAAAGAGATACAAAAATAA
- a CDS encoding glycosyltransferase, with protein MNRNPLLTVYITNYNYGKYIKQSIESVLVQTFQDFELFIIDDGSVDDSKEIIEQYRDNPKINIIYQQNKGLNVTNNIAMRASVAKYIMRLDADDFLTPDALEIMVSTLENDTDLGLVFPDYYYTNDDGIITGEEIRHDFDKDVSLFDQPAHGACTMIRLENLRMLGGYNESFTCQDGYDLWIKFIMHYKVSNINKPLFFYRRHGNNLTGNEERILSTRKKIKETYVESFKLITPKTVAIIPVRNTFINKINWPLYKNSNHNTILELALEKLENSKKIDWIVVTSSDTEILDFIESKKTNFSKLFIIKRPFQLSKSGETLNNTFNFILDTLFQKQIYPEALLSFSLDYPFVTTDIVDDAINTLTIFKADSLISVRLDNKMYFQHTGHGLIPILEQDKFTRLEREALYKGQGGIMLSKVDNFKKNGKILTGKIGHIIVDEKVSFGVFTEWDFYVFKAIIKN; from the coding sequence ATGAATCGTAATCCTTTATTAACCGTTTATATTACAAACTATAATTATGGGAAGTATATAAAACAATCTATAGAAAGTGTTTTGGTGCAAACATTTCAAGACTTTGAACTTTTTATAATCGATGATGGCTCAGTAGATGATAGTAAAGAAATTATTGAACAATATAGGGATAATCCTAAGATAAATATAATTTATCAACAAAACAAAGGATTAAACGTGACCAATAATATTGCTATGAGGGCTTCTGTTGCTAAATATATTATGCGATTAGATGCAGATGATTTTTTAACACCAGATGCATTAGAGATTATGGTTTCTACATTGGAAAATGATACAGATTTAGGATTAGTTTTTCCTGACTATTACTACACCAATGATGATGGTATTATAACAGGAGAAGAGATAAGACATGATTTTGATAAGGATGTTTCTCTTTTTGATCAACCTGCTCACGGAGCATGTACAATGATACGTCTAGAAAATTTGAGAATGTTAGGAGGTTATAATGAGAGCTTTACTTGTCAAGATGGATATGATTTATGGATCAAATTTATTATGCATTATAAAGTCAGTAATATTAATAAACCTCTTTTTTTTTATAGAAGACACGGAAATAATCTTACAGGTAATGAAGAAAGAATTTTATCCACAAGAAAAAAAATTAAAGAGACTTATGTTGAATCTTTTAAGTTAATCACTCCTAAAACAGTGGCAATAATTCCGGTGAGAAATACATTTATTAATAAGATTAATTGGCCATTGTACAAAAATTCTAACCATAATACTATTTTGGAATTGGCTTTAGAAAAATTAGAAAATTCCAAAAAAATCGATTGGATTGTAGTTACATCTTCTGATACAGAAATATTAGATTTTATTGAAAGTAAGAAAACAAATTTTTCAAAATTGTTTATTATTAAAAGACCTTTTCAGTTATCAAAATCAGGTGAAACTTTAAATAACACTTTTAATTTTATTTTAGATACACTTTTTCAAAAACAAATTTATCCAGAGGCCTTACTATCTTTTTCTTTAGATTATCCATTTGTTACAACAGATATAGTAGATGATGCTATCAATACGTTAACCATTTTTAAGGCAGATTCTTTAATTAGTGTAAGATTAGATAATAAAATGTATTTTCAGCATACAGGTCATGGTTTAATACCTATTTTAGAGCAAGATAAATTTACAAGGCTTGAAAGAGAAGCATTATATAAGGGCCAAGGAGGAATTATGCTATCAAAAGTTGATAATTTTAAGAAAAATGGTAAAATTTTAACTGGTAAAATAGGACATATTATAGTGGATGAAAAAGTTTCTTTTGGTGTATTTACCGAATGGGATTTTTATGTTTTTAAAGCCATAATTAAAAATTGA